One genomic region from Shewanella aestuarii encodes:
- the msrQ gene encoding protein-methionine-sulfoxide reductase heme-binding subunit MsrQ → MRLTPRGLWWLKALLHLLFLAPIIALVLNVLSDNAGGDPVQYIIHYTGMGALNSLVATLLISPIAKGFKLGLLLQSRRMIGLYAFVYASLHIMAFISLDLLFAWGFLVEEVIKRPYILVGAITYIVLLLLALTSFSGIKKKMGRHWQGLHNWVYLAAVLAPIHFYWSVKSEIIEPSIYLFIFAILLLLRREKLMKLFQRH, encoded by the coding sequence ATGCGATTAACTCCACGTGGTTTGTGGTGGCTGAAGGCGTTATTACACTTGTTGTTTTTAGCACCAATTATTGCATTGGTGCTAAATGTACTAAGTGATAATGCTGGCGGCGATCCTGTGCAATATATTATTCATTATACTGGCATGGGGGCCTTAAACTCGTTAGTGGCAACCTTGTTAATCTCTCCGATAGCCAAGGGCTTTAAACTAGGCTTACTTTTGCAAAGTAGAAGAATGATTGGTTTATATGCTTTTGTTTATGCCAGCTTACATATTATGGCGTTTATAAGTTTAGATTTATTGTTTGCTTGGGGATTTTTAGTTGAGGAGGTGATAAAACGACCTTACATTTTAGTCGGTGCAATTACTTACATTGTTTTGCTGTTGTTGGCGCTAACCTCTTTTAGCGGAATCAAAAAGAAAATGGGTCGACACTGGCAAGGCTTACATAATTGGGTTTATCTTGCAGCTGTCCTTGCCCCCATTCATTTTTATTGGTCGGTAAAGTCTGAAATTATTGAACCCAGTATTTATCTATTTATTTTTGCCATTTTATTGCTATTACGCCGTGAAAAGTTAATGAAGTTATTTCAACGTCATTAG